From Rudanella lutea DSM 19387, a single genomic window includes:
- a CDS encoding NFACT RNA binding domain-containing protein, translated as MHTNYYFLRQLAPVLEGHIQGLRLMECFSQDRDELVLVFAQAKGKANYYRPFYIKTSLRPDFSGLLFPDVVQRARTNSIDLFGQVIGISPDDEEALEQGAPPGRLVMGVRTFLNERCLGITLDDGYTLLFKFFGNRPNLLAFQGNEVVELFNQKLASDQTLRLDTLDRPLDQSYEAFERAGFDHRKLFPTFGKEVNAYLNQNQELTSSPSDDDGARAVRRSGEAKWAEIQSVLALLDNPTYYLTTFEHRPTLALVPLGEIRQTFDNPIEASNRFYTNFAGLNYFEREKGEVLRLLDKRLKRAEAQIDANLERQIGREEGATHEEIAHILMANLHAIPEPPGQRSPERVELYDFYRDRPILIKLKTDLSPQKNAEGYYRKAKNEKIELDHIQQQIDLREAEIRTIRQHQSALAEVDSLKALRKYVKQHGLLTDGGPAAGPAELFKQIQHEGYTILIGRNAKNNDLLTQRYAFKEDLWLHARDVSGSHVVVKYQAGKRFPKTVIERAAELAAWYSKRRTDSLCPVIYTPKKFVRKPKGLAEGQVVVDKEEVVMVVPRG; from the coding sequence GTGCATACAAATTATTACTTCCTTCGCCAGCTGGCTCCCGTACTGGAGGGGCACATTCAGGGGCTGCGCCTGATGGAGTGTTTCAGTCAGGACCGCGACGAGCTGGTGCTGGTGTTTGCGCAGGCCAAAGGCAAGGCAAACTACTACCGTCCGTTTTACATCAAGACCAGCCTCCGACCCGATTTTTCGGGATTGCTTTTCCCCGATGTGGTACAACGGGCCCGTACCAACAGCATCGACCTGTTTGGGCAGGTAATCGGCATCTCACCCGACGACGAGGAAGCCCTCGAACAGGGCGCGCCCCCTGGGCGGTTGGTGATGGGCGTGCGCACGTTCCTGAACGAACGGTGCCTGGGTATCACGCTCGACGACGGGTACACCCTGCTTTTCAAGTTTTTTGGTAACCGGCCCAATCTGCTCGCGTTTCAGGGCAACGAGGTCGTTGAGTTGTTCAATCAGAAACTGGCCTCTGACCAAACCCTTCGGCTCGACACCCTCGACCGGCCCCTCGATCAGTCATACGAAGCCTTTGAGCGGGCCGGCTTCGACCATCGGAAGCTGTTCCCCACATTCGGGAAGGAAGTAAATGCTTATCTCAACCAAAATCAGGAACTTACCTCCTCCCCTTCCGACGACGATGGAGCAAGGGCGGTCCGGCGGTCTGGTGAGGCAAAATGGGCCGAGATTCAGTCGGTGCTGGCTTTGCTCGACAATCCTACCTACTACCTGACCACATTTGAGCACCGGCCGACACTGGCGCTGGTGCCGCTGGGCGAGATTCGGCAAACGTTCGATAACCCTATCGAAGCCAGCAATCGGTTCTACACCAATTTTGCCGGACTCAACTATTTTGAGCGCGAAAAAGGGGAAGTGCTGCGCCTGCTCGACAAGCGTCTGAAACGGGCCGAAGCCCAGATCGACGCGAACCTCGAACGCCAGATTGGCCGCGAAGAGGGGGCAACCCACGAAGAAATTGCCCATATTCTGATGGCCAACCTCCACGCCATTCCAGAACCGCCGGGACAACGCTCGCCCGAGCGGGTAGAGCTATACGACTTTTACCGTGACCGACCCATTCTGATCAAACTCAAAACCGACCTGAGCCCCCAGAAGAATGCGGAAGGCTACTATCGAAAGGCGAAAAACGAAAAGATTGAGCTTGACCATATTCAGCAACAGATCGACCTGCGCGAAGCCGAGATCAGGACAATCCGACAACATCAATCGGCCTTGGCGGAGGTGGATAGCCTGAAAGCCCTCCGCAAGTACGTGAAGCAGCACGGCCTCCTGACCGACGGCGGCCCGGCAGCCGGACCCGCTGAGTTGTTCAAGCAGATCCAACACGAAGGGTACACGATTCTGATTGGCCGCAACGCCAAAAACAACGATCTGCTCACCCAGCGTTACGCGTTCAAAGAAGACCTGTGGCTCCACGCCCGCGACGTGTCGGGTTCGCACGTGGTAGTGAAATATCAGGCTGGCAAACGATTTCCGAAAACCGTGATTGAGCGGGCCGCCGAGCTCGCGGCCTGGTACTCCAAACGCCGTACCGACAGTCTGTGCCCAGTTATCTACACGCCCAAGAAATTCGTTCGCAAGCCCAAAGGTCTGGCCGAAGGGCAGGTTGTGGTCGATAAGGAAGAAGTGGTGATGGTAGTACCGAGGGGGTAA